Proteins from a single region of Abyssalbus ytuae:
- a CDS encoding YciE/YciF ferroxidase family protein has translation MKTLEDLFEHQLKDLYSAEDQLMEALPKMVKNAKDKKLKKAFEDHLEETKEHKKRIKNICEKLGIEPTGEKCKAMEGLIKEAESFLEEDTDDDVLNAGLIAEAQRVEHYEISGYGTAVRYARELGHDEIANTLQKTLNEEYDADKKLNQMAEGRLNEEAIS, from the coding sequence ATGAAAACATTAGAAGATTTATTTGAACATCAGTTAAAGGATTTGTACAGTGCAGAAGATCAATTGATGGAAGCACTTCCTAAAATGGTTAAAAATGCTAAAGATAAAAAACTTAAGAAAGCGTTTGAAGATCATCTGGAAGAGACAAAAGAACATAAAAAAAGAATCAAAAACATCTGTGAAAAATTAGGAATTGAGCCTACCGGTGAAAAGTGTAAAGCTATGGAAGGACTTATAAAAGAAGCCGAAAGCTTTTTAGAAGAAGATACCGATGACGATGTTTTAAATGCGGGGTTAATTGCCGAAGCTCAAAGAGTAGAACATTATGAAATTTCTGGTTATGGTACTGCGGTAAGATATGCCAGGGAATTGGGACATGATGAAATTGCCAATACACTTCAAAAAACACTTAATGAGGAGTATGATGCAGATAAAAAATTAAATCAAATGGCTGAAGGCAGATTAAATGAAGAAGCTATTAGCTAA
- a CDS encoding SDR family NAD(P)-dependent oxidoreductase: MNLNLKEKIAVITGADSGIGLETAKLLVSEGANVVLSDLEEKSVKKAVKEVEKVIKRKNRVIGIAADITKRAEVDALAQKVEKQMGKAHIVINSAGARGAAGNFLTLTDKDWQETIEVDLLGAVRICRAFIPHLLDNNWGRLILVSSENAFQPYEEESPYNACKAGIINLAKCLSRSYSKENLLINCVSPAYIKTPMTDAMMEELAEEKNISMEEAVKWFVKNKRPHIAMQRRGKPEEVASLIAFMCSGQASFINGSNYRVDGGSVESAFG, encoded by the coding sequence ATGAACTTGAATTTAAAAGAAAAAATTGCTGTAATAACAGGAGCCGATTCTGGAATTGGACTGGAAACAGCTAAACTGTTAGTTTCCGAAGGGGCAAATGTTGTTCTAAGTGATTTAGAAGAAAAGTCTGTAAAGAAAGCTGTAAAGGAAGTTGAAAAAGTTATAAAAAGAAAAAACAGGGTAATAGGTATAGCTGCCGATATTACTAAAAGAGCAGAGGTTGATGCACTGGCACAAAAAGTTGAAAAACAAATGGGGAAAGCCCATATTGTTATAAATTCGGCAGGGGCAAGGGGAGCAGCAGGCAATTTCCTTACCTTGACTGATAAAGACTGGCAGGAAACCATTGAAGTAGATTTATTAGGAGCAGTAAGAATATGCAGGGCATTCATTCCTCATTTATTAGATAACAATTGGGGAAGATTGATACTGGTTTCTTCAGAAAATGCTTTTCAGCCTTATGAAGAAGAGAGTCCTTACAACGCCTGCAAAGCCGGAATAATTAATCTGGCCAAATGTCTTTCACGCTCTTATTCCAAAGAAAATTTGTTAATAAATTGCGTATCGCCTGCTTATATTAAAACCCCTATGACAGATGCTATGATGGAAGAACTGGCCGAAGAAAAAAATATTTCCATGGAAGAAGCGGTAAAATGGTTTGTAAAAAATAAACGACCGCATATTGCCATGCAAAGAAGAGGAAAACCAGAAGAAGTGGCTTCCCTTATTGCGTTTATGTGTTCAGGGCAGGCAAGTTTTATCAACGGGAGTAATTATCGCGTTGACGGAGGATCGGTAGAATCGGCATTTGGATAA
- a CDS encoding DUF1328 domain-containing protein — protein MLRWTIIFVILAIIAAFFGFSGVAAGAAGIAKVLFVIFLILFVISLLTGKRTTL, from the coding sequence ATGTTACGTTGGACAATCATATTTGTAATATTAGCTATAATAGCTGCTTTTTTTGGCTTTAGCGGAGTTGCAGCAGGAGCTGCAGGAATTGCTAAAGTATTGTTTGTGATTTTTTTAATACTGTTTGTAATTTCATTATTAACAGGAAAAAGAACGACTCTTTAA
- a CDS encoding SDR family oxidoreductase, which produces MQKPNKRLQGQTCIVTGSSSGIGQAVVKAMAMEGANVVVNYYSDKENAEETAHWINDNTICGEAIVIGCDVSKEEEVKKMFATTVNHFGTVNVCVANSGIQKDYPLHEMPLDAWQRVIDVNLTGQFLCAREAIKEFLKRGLKEEISTSLGNIIHISSVHEVIPWAGHANYAASKGGLVMLMQSICQEYAPYKVRCNSIAPGAIKTDINKDVWSTREGMQNILKLIPYNRIGETEDIGSVACWLASDESEYINGTTIFVDGGMTCYPGFTANG; this is translated from the coding sequence ATGCAAAAACCCAACAAAAGATTACAAGGTCAGACCTGTATTGTTACAGGGTCCAGTTCCGGAATAGGGCAAGCCGTAGTTAAAGCCATGGCGATGGAGGGAGCTAATGTGGTAGTGAATTATTACTCTGATAAAGAAAATGCAGAAGAAACTGCCCATTGGATTAATGATAATACCATATGTGGAGAGGCCATAGTGATAGGCTGCGATGTAAGTAAAGAAGAAGAAGTAAAAAAAATGTTTGCAACCACCGTTAATCATTTTGGCACTGTAAATGTTTGTGTGGCAAATTCCGGCATACAAAAAGATTATCCTTTACACGAAATGCCTCTTGATGCATGGCAAAGAGTAATAGATGTTAACCTTACCGGTCAATTTTTATGTGCACGCGAAGCCATTAAAGAATTTTTGAAAAGGGGGTTGAAAGAAGAAATTTCAACTTCTCTGGGAAATATTATTCATATAAGTTCTGTACATGAGGTAATACCGTGGGCGGGCCATGCAAATTATGCTGCTTCAAAGGGAGGCCTGGTAATGTTAATGCAAAGTATTTGTCAGGAATATGCACCCTATAAAGTAAGATGTAACAGTATAGCCCCGGGAGCAATAAAAACTGATATTAATAAAGATGTATGGAGTACACGGGAAGGGATGCAAAACATATTGAAATTAATTCCTTATAACAGGATTGGTGAAACGGAAGATATAGGTAGTGTGGCATGCTGGCTGGCTTCGGACGAATCGGAATATATAAACGGGACCACAATTTTTGTAGATGGTGGTATGACCTGTTATCCGGGTTTTACTGCAAATGGTTAA